A window of the Camelus dromedarius isolate mCamDro1 chromosome 5, mCamDro1.pat, whole genome shotgun sequence genome harbors these coding sequences:
- the TMOD3 gene encoding tropomodulin-3 isoform X1 — protein sequence MALPFRKDLEKYKDLDEDELLGNLSETELKQLETVLDDLDPENALLPAGFRQKNQTSKSATGPFDREHLLSYLEKEALEHKDREDYVPYTGEKKGKIFIPKQKPIQTFTEEKVSLDPELEEALTSASDTELCDLAAILGMHNLITNTQFCDVVGSSNGVDQEHFSNVVKGEKILPVFDEPPNPTNVEESLKRIKENDVHLVEVNLNNIKNIPIPTLKDFAKALETNTHVKYFSLAATRSNDPVAVAFADMLRVNKNLKSLNMESNFITGAGILALIDALRDNETLAELKIDNQRQQLGTAVELEMAKMLEENTNILKFGYQFTQQGPRTRAANAITKNNDLVRKRRVEGDQ from the exons ATGGCACTACCGTTCCGGAAAGACTTAGAAAAATACAAGGACCTCGATGAAGACGAACTCCTTGGGAATCTGTCAGAAACAGAACTGAAACAGCTGGAAACTGTTCTGGATGATCTTGACCCTGAG AATGCCCTTCTGCCTGCAGGGTTCCGGCAGAAGAACCAGACGTCGAAGTCTGCCACAGGGCCATTTGATAGAGAACACCTCCTTTCGTATCTGGAGAAGGAAGCTTTGGAGCATAAGGACAGGGAAGACTATGTGCCCTACACTggagaaaaaaaag gaaaaatatttatccCTAAGCAGAAACCTATACAgacttttacagaagaaaaagtaTCTCTTGATCCAGAATTAGAAGAAGCTTTGACAAGTGCTTCTGATACAGAATTGTGTGACCTCGCAG CTATTCTTGGGATGCACAATTTGATAACGAATACACAGTTCTGCGACGTAGTGGGAAGTAGTAATGGTGTCGACCAAGAACATTTTTCAA ATGTGGTAAAAGGTGAAAAGATTCTTCCAGTATTTGATGAGCCCCCAAATCCAACCAATGTTGAAGagagtttaaaaagaattaaagaaaatgatgttCATCTTGTTGAAGTTAATTTGAATAATATAAAG AATATCCCAATTCCAACCCTAAAAGATTTTGCGAAGGCTTTGGAAACCAACACACACGTGAAATATTTCAGTCTTGCAGCCACCCGAAGCAATGACCCCGTTGCTGTT GCTTTTGCAGATATGCTAAgagtgaacaaaaatttgaagagCTTAAATATGGAGTCCAACTTCATTACAGGAGCTGGGATTCTAGCACTGATTGATGCTTTGAGAGATAACGAAACCCTGGCAGAGCTGAAGATTGACAATCAG AGGCAGCAGTTGGGGACGGCTGTAGAGTTGGAAATGGCCAAGATGCTTGAGGAAAATACCAATATCCTTAAATTCGGATATCAGTTTACGCAGCAGGGACCCCGAACCAGGGCAGCTAACGctataacaaaaaataatgacTTAG TTCGCAAGAGACGAGTTGAAGGAGACCAGTAA
- the TMOD3 gene encoding tropomodulin-3 isoform X2, translating into MALPFRKDLEKYKDLDEDELLGNLSETELKQLETVLDDLDPENALLPAGFRQKNQTSKSATGPFDREHLLSYLEKEALEHKDREDYVPYTGEKKDVVKGEKILPVFDEPPNPTNVEESLKRIKENDVHLVEVNLNNIKNIPIPTLKDFAKALETNTHVKYFSLAATRSNDPVAVAFADMLRVNKNLKSLNMESNFITGAGILALIDALRDNETLAELKIDNQRQQLGTAVELEMAKMLEENTNILKFGYQFTQQGPRTRAANAITKNNDLVRKRRVEGDQ; encoded by the exons ATGGCACTACCGTTCCGGAAAGACTTAGAAAAATACAAGGACCTCGATGAAGACGAACTCCTTGGGAATCTGTCAGAAACAGAACTGAAACAGCTGGAAACTGTTCTGGATGATCTTGACCCTGAG AATGCCCTTCTGCCTGCAGGGTTCCGGCAGAAGAACCAGACGTCGAAGTCTGCCACAGGGCCATTTGATAGAGAACACCTCCTTTCGTATCTGGAGAAGGAAGCTTTGGAGCATAAGGACAGGGAAGACTATGTGCCCTACACTggagaaaaaaaag ATGTGGTAAAAGGTGAAAAGATTCTTCCAGTATTTGATGAGCCCCCAAATCCAACCAATGTTGAAGagagtttaaaaagaattaaagaaaatgatgttCATCTTGTTGAAGTTAATTTGAATAATATAAAG AATATCCCAATTCCAACCCTAAAAGATTTTGCGAAGGCTTTGGAAACCAACACACACGTGAAATATTTCAGTCTTGCAGCCACCCGAAGCAATGACCCCGTTGCTGTT GCTTTTGCAGATATGCTAAgagtgaacaaaaatttgaagagCTTAAATATGGAGTCCAACTTCATTACAGGAGCTGGGATTCTAGCACTGATTGATGCTTTGAGAGATAACGAAACCCTGGCAGAGCTGAAGATTGACAATCAG AGGCAGCAGTTGGGGACGGCTGTAGAGTTGGAAATGGCCAAGATGCTTGAGGAAAATACCAATATCCTTAAATTCGGATATCAGTTTACGCAGCAGGGACCCCGAACCAGGGCAGCTAACGctataacaaaaaataatgacTTAG TTCGCAAGAGACGAGTTGAAGGAGACCAGTAA